In Planctomycetia bacterium, the following are encoded in one genomic region:
- a CDS encoding FkbM family methyltransferase gives MWLLRWLPIGVLRWIAALQYRLPLVGPWLGWANQRLLAKEGVIKHGIGAGLRFDARGGNAGYLLGTSEPHEQDALGRYLLPGGVFYEIGANIGFYTTLGARLVGPKGHVVAFEPNPACVAQVKKNAGLNGFANVETVETAVASTTGRTRLYLAAVTGHSTTTPKDPNRDGIEVAVTTIDDFVRTRRPRGPTLVMIDVEGAEIEVLKGMQETLREFRPIVMCEVHWIGDAFLAYCREQIVPLGYTLEPLEGTEFPPSLTRYHAVLVPKGSPAAAAS, from the coding sequence ATGTGGTTGCTACGTTGGTTGCCGATCGGGGTTCTGCGCTGGATCGCGGCGCTGCAATATCGACTTCCCCTCGTCGGCCCGTGGCTCGGTTGGGCCAATCAGCGGTTGCTGGCGAAGGAAGGGGTGATCAAACACGGCATCGGCGCCGGCCTGCGCTTCGATGCGCGCGGTGGGAATGCGGGCTACCTGCTGGGAACGTCGGAACCTCACGAACAAGACGCGCTTGGCCGGTATCTGCTCCCCGGCGGAGTCTTCTACGAGATCGGCGCCAACATCGGGTTCTACACCACGCTCGGAGCCCGGCTGGTCGGGCCGAAAGGGCATGTGGTTGCGTTCGAGCCGAACCCGGCGTGCGTAGCTCAAGTGAAGAAGAACGCCGGCCTGAACGGCTTTGCCAACGTCGAGACGGTCGAGACCGCCGTCGCGTCGACGACCGGGCGCACGCGGCTCTACTTAGCCGCGGTGACCGGCCACAGCACGACCACGCCGAAGGATCCGAACCGCGACGGCATCGAAGTCGCCGTCACGACGATCGACGACTTCGTACGCACGCGCCGACCGCGCGGCCCGACGCTCGTGATGATCGACGTGGAAGGAGCGGAGATCGAGGTGCTGAAAGGGATGCAAGAAACGCTCCGCGAGTTTCGCCCGATCGTGATGTGCGAAGTGCATTGGATCGGCGACGCATTCCTAGCGTATTGCCGCGAACAGATCGTCCCGCTCGGATACACGCTGGAACCGCTCGAAGGAACGGAGTTCCCACCAAGCCTCACCCGTTACCACGCAGTGCTCGTTCCGAAAGGTTCGCCTGCTGCGGCCGCTTCGTAA